In the genome of Xenopus laevis strain J_2021 chromosome 1S, Xenopus_laevis_v10.1, whole genome shotgun sequence, one region contains:
- the LOC121399120 gene encoding uncharacterized protein LOC121399120, with protein MWWHGRTIINGNGTSESFNWGKERDIKEHIETLNYVTEGFNNIKLNLPVCPVAVEKAGYVEDVECGNTLFVQEEIRPVPLLIPTDIICDGLRCPIPPIEGQLTNREPELSSAIIQEFQLIVPYIETLIRDTENGTSVKGILLGVLLPEVFVYLLEFCWSSRKKAEKDRDEAPAEKESEGPKRPAQTHDNMEEEAELSRSGSKKKEEPRSAKKKKKVHHSEAHEHQGSQRPNNNATMNAEEEKELKQLLQQFICQCLEGDF; from the exons ATGTGGTGGCATGGAAGAACCATCATCAATGGAAATGGAACCTCTGAAAGCTTTAACTGGGGCAAG GAAAGAGATATCAAAGAACATATTGAGACATTGAATTATGTGACTGAAGGATTCAACAACATCAAGCTCAATTTGCCGGTTTGCCCAGTGGCTGTTGAAAAGGCCGGTTATGTAGAGGATGTAGAGTGCGGCAATACCCTGTTTGTACAGGAagagatcagaccagtccctcTGCTGATTCCTACAGACATAATATGTGAT GGCTTGCGTTGTCCAATTCCTCCTATAGAGGGTCAGCTCACTAACCGAGAGCCAGAGCTGAGTAGCGCCATCATTCAG GAATTCCAACTAATTGTGCCTTATATTGAGACCCTCATCAGAGATACTGAGAATGGCactagtgtgaaaggaatccTTTTG GGCGTCTTGTTACCAGAAGTCTTTGTCTATCTACTAGAATtctgctggtccagcagaaagaaGGCCGAAAAGGACAGAGATGAGGCCCCTGCTGAAAAAGAGAGTGAAGGGCCAAAACGTCCTGCTCAAACCCATGATAACATGGAGGAAGAAGCAGAACTTAGTAGGAGTGGAAGCAAAAAGAAGGAGGAGCCTAGAAGcgctaagaagaagaaaaaggtgcATCACTCTGAGGCTCATGAACACCAAGGCTCACAGAGACCAAATAACAATGCAACAATGAACgcagaagaggagaaggaattaAAGCAGCTTCTCCAGCAGTTCATCTGCCAATGCTTGGAAGGAGATTTCTGA